The genomic region GGCCACGCGGTCCCCCGCGGAGAGCGCGTCGTGGAGCACGAGCACCGCCTCGTTCGAGTGACGGATGCAGCCGTGGGAGACGTCCGCCCCCAATAGGGCAGGGGCGTTCGTCCCATGCAGCTCCTCCCCGGAATGCCGGCCGTCCGCCCAGGACAGGTCGAGGAGGCGCACGCCGAAGACGTGGCGGTCATTCCACAGCCGCGCGCCCGCGGCCTCGGAGGCAGCCTGGTCCAGCCTGGCGCGGACCACCTTGAGTCCCGCGCGCGTGGGTGTGGCGGCGGCGCCGGTGGCGTTGGGGAAGATGTCCACGAGGCGCCCATTCGGGTCGAAGAGGAAGGTGCGGTGCTCGCGCAGGGCCACCACCACGCGCACGGGCTGGCCGTCGTAGAAGGCCGAGGGCAGGGCGCGGGGCTGGCCACGGGCTCCCGGGGCGGGGGCCAGGGCGTCCAGTGCGCGCAGGGTGGGGGCATCCAGCGTGCCCGTGGGGCGGACGGCGGGGAAGGTGCGTACCGCGTGCTGCTGGAAGTTGCGGAGCGCCCTCGCGGTCTGCTGGCCGTAGCGCCCGTCCGCGCCGCCGTGGAGGGCGAAGCCCATGTCGAGCAGCGCGGTCTGCACGGCGCGCAGGCCGTCTCCGCGCGTGCCCGGCCCGAGCGTCCGCTGGCCCGAGGCCACGTCCGCGAGGTCCGGCAGGCCGGTGAAGCGGGTGTTGGACGGTGGTTCCGGGATGCGGGCCCGCACGGCCGCGTCCCGTGCCTCGGAAGGTGTCCCGTAGACTGGACGCCCATCCAACGGATGGCGGGTGTTCGCTTGTGACGACGGAACGCCGGGCGAGGTGGATGGCCCGCCGGACGTACGTTCCGTCGTCGTCGGCGGGGCTCGGACGTCAGAAGCGTCGAGGAGGGTGCGTGCGTCGGAGGGCAGGATGGATGAGGTCATCCCCCGCCGCACTGCAAATCACCCGCCCGGTGTCACGGCGCGCTGAGGTTGAGCACCTTGCCCACGGGGATGGTGCGGTGGTCCTTGATGTTGTTCCACCGCATGATGTCCTCCACGGTGACGCCGTAGCGCTGCGCCACGGACCAGAGCGTCTCGCCCTCGGCCAGCGGGTGCACCTTGCCGCCCGGCTTCGCCGCCACCACCGTGTGCTTCGCCACCACGGTGCCCGCGCGCTCCTGGACCTGCGCCCCGGCCGGGTCTCCGTCCGGCCACACGTGCAGCAGCGAGCCCACCTGCAGCGTCGGCGTGCGCCGCCCCAGGTTGTTCCACTTCTTCAGCTCGTCCACCGACACGTTGAACTTCGTCGCAATCACCCAGAGGCTGTCACCGGACTGCACGCCGTACGTCACCCGCGTGCGGCCGGCCACCTTCTCCGTCTTCACCGGCCCCGTGGCGACGGGCCCCTTGGGCGTGCCCGCCGGCACTTCGTCCTCCGGCCGGTGCACCACCACGCCGCTGCGGCGCGCCTGCGCCACCTTGCTCGCCAGCGCCGTGCCCGAGCCGCTCTTGCCCGCCGGCACCGGAATCACCAGCTCCAGGCCCAGCTTCAGCGTCCGCGCCGTCTTCAGCTGGTTCATCTGGAGGATGGCCTCCGACGCGGTGCCGTACTTCTCGGCAATCTGCGACAGCGTGTCCCCGCGCTTCACCTTGTGGATGCGGAACGTCAGGCGCTCCGCCGGGGCCAGCCGCTTGTAGTTCTCCGCGAACTGCGTCTTCGCGCCCCGGGGCAGCCGCAGCGCGTACGGGTTCTTCGTGCTCGCGGGCGGCGTGCACCAGCGCTTCAGCTCCGGGTTCAGGTCCTGCACCGCCTTGACGGGCACGCCCGCCGCGCGCGCCACCACGTCCAGGTCCGCCGCGTCCGTCAGCTCCACCTCGTCGAACTCCAGCACCGGCTCGGGCTCGAACTCCTCCTCGGAGAAGCCGAAGGCCGACGGGTGCTTGGCCACCAGCGCCGCGGCAATCAGCTTGGGCACGTAGTGCTGCGTCTCCTTCGCCAGTCCACGCTCCTGGGACAGGAGCCAGAAGTCGCTCGTCCCGTGCCGCGCCACCATCCGCCGCACGCGCCCGGAGCCCGTGTTGTACCCGGCCCACGCCAGGTACCAGTGCCCCAGCTCCCGCTTCAAATCCTTCAGGTACGACGCCGCCGCGTGCGTGGCCTTGATGGGATCTCTACGCTCGTCCACCCAGAAGTCCTGCTTCAGCCCGTACTGCTTGCCCGTGCTGGAGATGAACTGCCACGGCCCCGCGGCGTGCGCCCAGGAGTAGGCATGCGCGGAGAAGCCGCTCTCAATCATCGCCAGGTACACCGTGTCCTTCGGCAGCCCGTACTGCTCGAGAATCGGCTGCATCACCGGCACGTACCGCGCGGCGCGCGACATCCACTTGCGGAACCAGCGCCGGCCCGGGCCCTGGAAGAACTGGATGTACTGGGCGACCAGCGGCTGCATCTCCACCGGGATGTCGTAGCGGTCCTGAATCTGCCCGACGTCGAACGTCGCCACGTTGGTGATGAGGGGAATCGGCGCGAGCTCCTCATCCTCACGGAAGGTGGGCTCGTCCAGCGCGTCCAGCATCCGCATCCGCAGCGGGTTGGCCAGCCCCAGCCGCCGCAGCGACTGCATGACCTCCGCGTTGGGCCGGGCCGCCGGGTCCAGCGTCGCGCCTTCCAGCGCGCGCAGCTCCTCCAGCTCCGCGGACTCGGCTTCCACCTCCGCGCTGGTGGCCTCCTCCTCGGACGCGGGCTCTTCGACTTCGGGAGGCTCGGGAGCCTCGCCCGTCAGCAGGCGCTTCTCATCCGCGGCCAGCACCCGCATGCCGGGAGGAGGCGGTGGCATGGGGGGCGGAGCGCCCTCCGAGCCGGGAAGCGAGGCCAGGGCGAGCAGCAGGATGGGAAGAGGCGGCATGGAGTCGCGAACCCGGGGGCGCCCAGAAGCAGGCGGAGGCCGAAGTATTCGCGCTTTTTCTTGACAGTCAAACAACATGCCACGCCGTGTGAGGGGCAGGCGTGCAGGCGAGCCCTACGGCGTCGCGGGCTTCTGGGCGTTTGCCGGCTTTCCGTGTCCCGGTCCCAGGATTCGCGGCAGGTAGGTCGCGAAGTCGAAGTGGGGTGAGTTCTCCGGGTTGTGGCAGGTGACGCACACCGTCTCGCCCGGCGAGGCGATGATGTTGTCCGTGGACGGCGCGTCCGCGTGCTCCGAGCCCGGGCCGTGGCAGCCCTCGCAGCCCACGTCCTCGCGGCCAGCCACCTTGTCCAGTCGGCACACGCCGCCGGGCTGCTCCCAACCCGTCACGTGGCAGCTCACGCAGTTGAGGTGGAACTGCTTGCCCACCTCCTCCAGCGTCTCCCACGCGTGGTGGTGCTTGGTCTTCTCCCACACCGGGAAGGTGTCCTCGTGGCAGGTGCGGCAGGGCTCGTTGCCCACGAAGCCCGCCTGGCCCTTCTTCGGCGCGGGGCAGTCCTGCCCGTGCTCCTTCGCCCAGGCGAGGTTCATCTTCCCCACGTCCGCGTCATAGGCCGCCACCAGCGTCTGGGCGTCCGGGTGCGAGGGCAGGCTGGACTCCAGCGGGATGAAGCGCAGGGTGAAGCCGTTGGTGCCGCCCGCGGGCGCGGCCGGCGCCGTCAGCAGCGCCTGCTTGCGCGCCACCAGCTCGTCCCGCTTGCCCTGCTTCAGCGCCTTCAGCTTCGGGTCCACGCCGGGGAGGTTGATTTCCTTGTCCAGCAGCGCCAGCCGCTGGTCCAGCGCCGCCACCTCGCGCTCGGTATCGCCCTGGCCCTTCAGCGGGGTGAAGGGGCCGGCTTGCGGCGCGTAGCCCAGGTCCACGCGCAGCAGCGAGCGGCCCTTGCTCTGCAGGGCCACCACGGGCACCGTGGCGCGCACCAGCTTGTTCTGCTCGCCGCTGAACTCGGAGGCGGTGCGGGTGGCCACCACCACGTCCGCCGCCAGCCCCGGTTGCTCCACCGCGGACTGGGCCGCCTCCAGTGTGGCGTCCAGCAGGGCCACCACGAAGTCCGCCCCTTCCGCGCGGGCCCGGGCGCTGGCCGTCACCAATTGCTCCGGCGAGTCCGCCGCCACCACGCCCACCTTCCGCGCGCCCGCGGGCAGCATCTTCACAGCGCCGGGGGCCAGCTCCGGCAGCCCGAGCCCCTGGCGGAACTCCGCCCCGCGCGTCTCGTCCATCGGGCCCGTGGCGCGCACGGCCAGCCCCATCAGCCGCATGGCGTCCGAGAGGGCCTTCGCCTTGCGCTCCTCCTGGGGCACCTGGCCGGGCTTGAGCTCCGTCTCGCCGAAGAGGCTGTTGCCGCCGTCGATATAAAGGACGGGCAGGGCGCCCTTGCGCGCCTCCAGCACCTGCGAGGCCGCGCGGGCGATGCCGCCGCGCATGTTCTCACTGCACCCGCAGGGGCCCAGGTAGCCGCGCGTGTCCGCGGAGACGAAGAGGATGGCGCCCGGGGCGGTGGACGCGGCGGCTTGGGGAGCGGCGGACGGTGCCGTCCCCGCCTCGGGAGCGGGGGGCGCCGATTCCTTGCGCATGCACCCGGCGAGCGACGCGCCCAGCAGCGCGGCGACGAGGACGCGGCGCATGGGTTTCACCAGAGGATGCTCTGCACCAGCTCGTCTATCTTCTCGCCCATCGCCTCCAGGCCGTTCACCTTGGACAGCGAGCCGTCGGCGCCCACCTGCTCCGCCAGCTTGGACAGCTCGTCGTCCGGGAGGCTGGAGAACAGGACGATGGGGATGTCCTGCGTGCCGTACTCGTTCTTGAGCGTCCGGCAGATGTCGGTGCCCTTGGCCTCGGGCATGTGGATGTCGGTGAGGATGAGGTCCGGCCGCCAGCTCTGGAGGGTCTTCTCGAACTCCATCAGGGTCGACGTGGCGACGACCTCATAGCCTCGCGCCTCAAGCACCGCCTTCTCCATGGCGAGCGTGATTTCGCTGTCGTCAATCAGGAGGATTCTTCGCTTCTCGGACACGGCGACCTTCCTTGAGGGCCGTTTCTATCCTACCCCCATCCGTCGCACCAACGGTTTCCCATCCCCTGAGATGGGCCCGCCTGCTCCCGCGTCCGCCTGTCCACCGCCGCACGGTCGCCCGCTCGTGGGGCAGGCCCCACTTCTTCCGGCATGACGCCGGAAAAGGAGTATGGAAGGACACCATGATGCACCGTGACAGTTGGGGCCTGAGAGCCCTGGTTCTCGTCTGGAGCGTCCTGTGGAGCCTCCCCGCCGCGGCGCTCAACTCCGGCCTGGGGACGCCTCCGCCCGGCGTGGACCGGCAGACGCCCCATTCCACCGTCCAGGGCTTCCTGGCCGCGGCCCACCGGGGGGACTACGCCCTGGCGGCCCACTACCTGGACCTGGACTACATCCCCCGCGCCCAGCAGGCGGAGCGCGGCTTCCAGCTCGCCCGGCGGCTGAAGTTCGTGGTCGACCGGAAGCTGGCGGTGGACCTGTCCTCCCTGAGCAAGGTGCCCGAGGGAGAGCCGGCCAACTCGCGGACGCAGCAGGTGGGCCTCATTCCCCTGGAGGGGGCCAACGTCCCCATCCGCATCCAGCGGGTGACGGCGGACGGCGCGCTGGTGTGGGTGTTCAGCGAGTCCACGGTGCGGCAGGTGGACCCGCTCTTCGCGGCGTATGGCCCCCGCGTCGCGGAGTGGCTGCCGCCCTTCTTCTTCTCCGACACGGTGCTGGGGCTGGAGCCCTGGCAGTGGCTGGGACTGCTGGTGGTGCTGCTGGGCAGCCTGACGCTGGCGGTGGTGGTGGAGCGCATCCTGCTGGCCTTCACCCTGCGGCTGGCGCGCTGGACTCGCATCACCTGGGATGACGACCTGGTGTCCGCCGGCAAGGGGCCGCTGCGGCTGGTCCTCTTCTCGGCGCTGCTGGTGGCGGGCACCACGTTCCTCCGGCTGCCGGGCCCGGCGCAGGAGTTCTTCAACCGGGTGGGCTACTCGCTGGGGGTCATCTCCCTGGCCTGGTTCATCCTGCGCTTCCTCCGGGTGTCCGCGTCCTTCGTGCAGAACCGCGTGTCCGTGGAGATGAAGGACGCGTCGCGCGCGCGCAGCGTGAGCACCCAGCTGGTGGTGCTGCGGTCCATCTTCGAGGTGGCCACCTACGTCATCGCCACCGCGCTGCTGCTCATCCAGTTCGACG from Pyxidicoccus trucidator harbors:
- a CDS encoding mechanosensitive ion channel family protein; this translates as MMHRDSWGLRALVLVWSVLWSLPAAALNSGLGTPPPGVDRQTPHSTVQGFLAAAHRGDYALAAHYLDLDYIPRAQQAERGFQLARRLKFVVDRKLAVDLSSLSKVPEGEPANSRTQQVGLIPLEGANVPIRIQRVTADGALVWVFSESTVRQVDPLFAAYGPRVAEWLPPFFFSDTVLGLEPWQWLGLLVVLLGSLTLAVVVERILLAFTLRLARWTRITWDDDLVSAGKGPLRLVLFSALLVAGTTFLRLPGPAQEFFNRVGYSLGVISLAWFILRFLRVSASFVQNRVSVEMKDASRARSVSTQLVVLRSIFEVATYVIATALLLIQFDVVRSVGVSLLASAGIAGLVLGLAAQKSISTLLAGIQLSITQPIRIGDTVIVEAEFGTVEAITLTYVVMRTWDQRRLVIPITQFMDKPFQNWSKGSPEMLGAVTLQVDYFTDINALRAELTRILEGEGRDMWDRRVGNVVVLEVMDRTLTVRALVSVASSDKLFDLRALVRERLVEFLRANPQWLPITRTEARQVPPASPPGDGQSPPAPQPPPRA
- a CDS encoding cytochrome c family protein, encoding MRRVLVAALLGASLAGCMRKESAPPAPEAGTAPSAAPQAAASTAPGAILFVSADTRGYLGPCGCSENMRGGIARAASQVLEARKGALPVLYIDGGNSLFGETELKPGQVPQEERKAKALSDAMRLMGLAVRATGPMDETRGAEFRQGLGLPELAPGAVKMLPAGARKVGVVAADSPEQLVTASARARAEGADFVVALLDATLEAAQSAVEQPGLAADVVVATRTASEFSGEQNKLVRATVPVVALQSKGRSLLRVDLGYAPQAGPFTPLKGQGDTEREVAALDQRLALLDKEINLPGVDPKLKALKQGKRDELVARKQALLTAPAAPAGGTNGFTLRFIPLESSLPSHPDAQTLVAAYDADVGKMNLAWAKEHGQDCPAPKKGQAGFVGNEPCRTCHEDTFPVWEKTKHHHAWETLEEVGKQFHLNCVSCHVTGWEQPGGVCRLDKVAGREDVGCEGCHGPGSEHADAPSTDNIIASPGETVCVTCHNPENSPHFDFATYLPRILGPGHGKPANAQKPATP
- a CDS encoding response regulator, producing the protein MSEKRRILLIDDSEITLAMEKAVLEARGYEVVATSTLMEFEKTLQSWRPDLILTDIHMPEAKGTDICRTLKNEYGTQDIPIVLFSSLPDDELSKLAEQVGADGSLSKVNGLEAMGEKIDELVQSILW
- a CDS encoding L,D-transpeptidase family protein yields the protein MRARIPEPPSNTRFTGLPDLADVASGQRTLGPGTRGDGLRAVQTALLDMGFALHGGADGRYGQQTARALRNFQQHAVRTFPAVRPTGTLDAPTLRALDALAPAPGARGQPRALPSAFYDGQPVRVVVALREHRTFLFDPNGRLVDIFPNATGAAATPTRAGLKVVRARLDQAASEAAGARLWNDRHVFGVRLLDLSWADGRHSGEELHGTNAPALLGADVSHGCIRHSNEAVLVLHDALSAGDRVAIVEHVDDPHLGVPVPVS
- a CDS encoding LysM peptidoglycan-binding domain-containing protein, encoding MPPLPILLLALASLPGSEGAPPPMPPPPPGMRVLAADEKRLLTGEAPEPPEVEEPASEEEATSAEVEAESAELEELRALEGATLDPAARPNAEVMQSLRRLGLANPLRMRMLDALDEPTFREDEELAPIPLITNVATFDVGQIQDRYDIPVEMQPLVAQYIQFFQGPGRRWFRKWMSRAARYVPVMQPILEQYGLPKDTVYLAMIESGFSAHAYSWAHAAGPWQFISSTGKQYGLKQDFWVDERRDPIKATHAAASYLKDLKRELGHWYLAWAGYNTGSGRVRRMVARHGTSDFWLLSQERGLAKETQHYVPKLIAAALVAKHPSAFGFSEEEFEPEPVLEFDEVELTDAADLDVVARAAGVPVKAVQDLNPELKRWCTPPASTKNPYALRLPRGAKTQFAENYKRLAPAERLTFRIHKVKRGDTLSQIAEKYGTASEAILQMNQLKTARTLKLGLELVIPVPAGKSGSGTALASKVAQARRSGVVVHRPEDEVPAGTPKGPVATGPVKTEKVAGRTRVTYGVQSGDSLWVIATKFNVSVDELKKWNNLGRRTPTLQVGSLLHVWPDGDPAGAQVQERAGTVVAKHTVVAAKPGGKVHPLAEGETLWSVAQRYGVTVEDIMRWNNIKDHRTIPVGKVLNLSAP